Proteins from a single region of Streptomyces sp. HUAS 15-9:
- a CDS encoding zinc-dependent alcohol dehydrogenase — protein MNTAVVVEAPGTHRVVPHEPRDPGPGEALVAVHAVGICGSDREVYQGNRPEGYVRYPLTPGHEWSGTVWSVGAGVPDSLVGRKVVGEGFRNCQVCDRCHAGETTLCTAGYEETGFTQPGAMAGTLTLPARLLHVLPDDADLTAAALLEPAACIAAAALKGNAKPGERVAVVGTGTLGMFAVQFLKAVSPSELLVVGTRNDREALSRQFGATDFRTKDQELPCDFDVVIETAGSASAARTAASLLRRGGRLVLTGIPAPGAEGLDPTGLVVRQLEVHTVFGAPPDAWAHTVRVFGAGLLDPLPLVTHELPLTEFSRAIELVGAGDPKVGKVLLRP, from the coding sequence GTGAACACCGCCGTCGTCGTCGAAGCACCGGGCACGCACCGCGTCGTCCCGCACGAGCCGCGCGACCCGGGTCCGGGCGAGGCGCTGGTCGCCGTGCACGCCGTCGGCATCTGCGGCAGCGACCGCGAGGTGTACCAGGGCAACCGGCCCGAGGGGTACGTCCGTTACCCGCTGACGCCCGGCCACGAGTGGTCCGGCACGGTGTGGTCGGTGGGTGCCGGGGTGCCGGACTCCCTGGTCGGCCGCAAGGTGGTCGGCGAGGGCTTCCGCAACTGCCAGGTGTGCGACCGCTGCCACGCGGGCGAGACCACCCTGTGCACCGCGGGGTACGAGGAGACCGGCTTCACCCAGCCGGGCGCCATGGCCGGCACGCTCACCCTCCCGGCCCGGCTGCTGCACGTCCTGCCGGACGACGCGGACCTCACCGCCGCCGCCCTCCTGGAGCCGGCCGCCTGTATCGCGGCCGCCGCCCTCAAGGGGAACGCCAAGCCGGGCGAGCGGGTCGCGGTGGTCGGCACCGGGACGCTGGGAATGTTCGCGGTGCAGTTCCTGAAGGCCGTCTCGCCGTCGGAACTGCTGGTCGTGGGCACCCGCAACGACCGGGAGGCACTGTCGCGGCAGTTCGGGGCGACCGACTTCCGGACCAAGGACCAGGAACTCCCCTGCGACTTCGACGTCGTCATCGAGACCGCCGGGTCCGCGTCCGCCGCGCGCACCGCCGCCTCCCTGCTCAGGCGCGGCGGACGCCTGGTCCTGACGGGTATCCCTGCGCCGGGTGCCGAGGGTCTCGACCCGACCGGTCTGGTCGTACGGCAGCTGGAGGTGCACACCGTCTTCGGGGCGCCGCCGGACGCCTGGGCGCACACGGTACGGGTGTTCGGCGCCGGGTTGCTCGATCCGCTGCCCCTGGTCACGCACGAGCTGCCGCTGACCGAGTTCTCGCGGGCCATCGAGTTGGTGGGAGCCGGCGATCCGAAGGTGGGCAAGGTGCTGCTCCGCCCCTAG
- the chvE gene encoding multiple monosaccharide ABC transporter substrate-binding protein has protein sequence MRTRRTALTLMAGAASLALTLSACGQNSEGGSKDKGGSVKGATIGIAMPTKSSERWISDGKNVVKNLESKGYKTKLVFGEDDPDQQVSQIENLITQGVKGLIVAAIDNKSLNNVLQEAADANIPVIAYDRLILGTKNVDYYASFDNSKVGELQANYIVDKLGLKNGKGPFNIELFAGSNDDNNTKYFFNGAMSVLKPYIDSKKLVVRSGQTELTKVTTLRWDGATAQKRMDDILTSSYKSQRVDAVLSPYDGISIGILSSLKSDGYGSKSKPLPVITGQDAELASVKSIIAGEQTQTVYKDTRKLADVAATMVDDTLKGKKPEVNDTKTYDNGTKVVPSYLLQPVSVDKTNYEDVLVKGGYYTDAELK, from the coding sequence ATGCGCACTCGTAGAACCGCCCTCACCCTCATGGCCGGAGCCGCCTCCCTCGCCCTCACCCTGTCCGCCTGCGGCCAGAACAGCGAGGGCGGCAGCAAGGACAAGGGCGGCAGCGTCAAGGGGGCCACGATCGGCATCGCGATGCCGACCAAGTCCTCCGAGCGCTGGATCTCGGACGGCAAGAACGTCGTCAAGAACCTGGAGTCCAAGGGCTACAAGACCAAGCTGGTCTTCGGCGAGGACGACCCGGACCAGCAGGTCTCGCAGATCGAGAACCTGATCACGCAGGGCGTCAAGGGCCTGATCGTCGCGGCGATCGACAACAAGTCCCTGAACAACGTGCTCCAGGAGGCCGCGGACGCCAACATCCCGGTCATCGCCTACGACCGGCTGATCCTCGGCACCAAGAACGTCGACTACTACGCGTCCTTCGACAACTCCAAGGTCGGCGAGCTCCAGGCCAACTACATCGTCGACAAGCTGGGCCTGAAGAACGGCAAGGGCCCCTTCAACATCGAGCTGTTCGCCGGCTCCAACGACGACAACAACACCAAGTACTTCTTCAACGGCGCGATGAGCGTCCTGAAGCCGTACATCGACAGCAAGAAGCTGGTCGTCCGCTCCGGCCAGACCGAGCTCACCAAGGTCACCACCCTGCGCTGGGACGGCGCCACGGCCCAGAAGCGCATGGACGACATCCTGACCTCGTCCTACAAGAGCCAGCGGGTCGACGCGGTCCTCTCCCCGTACGACGGCATCTCCATCGGCATCCTGTCCTCGCTGAAGTCCGACGGCTACGGCTCCAAGAGCAAGCCGCTGCCGGTCATCACCGGCCAGGACGCCGAGCTGGCCTCGGTGAAGTCGATCATCGCCGGTGAGCAGACGCAGACCGTCTACAAGGACACCCGCAAGCTCGCCGATGTCGCCGCGACCATGGTCGACGACACCCTCAAGGGCAAGAAGCCCGAGGTCAACGACACCAAGACCTATGACAACGGCACCAAGGTCGTGCCCTCCTACCTGCTCCAGCCGGTCAGTGTCGACAAGACCAACTACGAGGACGTGCTGGTCAAGGGCGGCTACTACACCGACGCCGAGCTCAAGTAG
- the mmsA gene encoding multiple monosaccharide ABC transporter ATP-binding protein, protein MAGPVLEMRSIVKTFPGVKALSDVTLTVRQGEVHAICGENGAGKSTLMKVLSGVHPHGTYEGEILFEQEICRFKDIRASEHHGIVIIHQELALVPYLSVAENIFLGNEHARRGLINWNDTLKHATELLRRVGLDEHPETRVADIGVGKQQLVEIAKALSKSVKLLILDEPTAALNDEDSGKLLDLILELKNQGITSIIISHKLNEIRRVADSVTIIRDGRSIETLDVKAAETTEERIIAGMVGRDLDHRFPERTPHHAEEGAAPALEIRNWTVHHPIDQQRKVVDDVSIQVRRGEIVGIAGLMGAGRTELAMSVFGRSYGRYAGGTVLKDGREIRTKSVAEAVDHGIAYVTEDRKHYGLNLIDTINRNISLTALSKVARRGIVDEHEERQVSEGYRTSMNIKAPTVFEPVGKLSGGNQQKVVLSKWIFAGPDVLILDEPTRGIDVGAKYEIYTVIDRLAAEGKAVVFISSELPELLGMCDRIYTMAAGRLTGEVPRAEATQEVLMRHMTKDKEVTR, encoded by the coding sequence ATGGCGGGACCCGTCCTGGAAATGCGCTCGATCGTCAAGACCTTTCCCGGTGTCAAAGCGCTCTCGGACGTCACGCTGACCGTCCGCCAGGGCGAGGTCCACGCCATCTGCGGTGAGAACGGCGCCGGGAAGTCCACCTTGATGAAGGTGCTCTCCGGCGTCCATCCGCACGGCACCTACGAGGGCGAGATCCTCTTCGAGCAGGAGATCTGCCGTTTCAAGGACATCCGGGCGAGCGAGCACCACGGCATCGTCATCATCCACCAGGAGCTGGCGCTGGTGCCGTACCTCTCCGTCGCGGAGAACATCTTCCTCGGCAACGAGCACGCCAGGCGTGGGCTCATCAACTGGAACGACACCCTCAAGCACGCCACCGAACTGCTGCGCCGGGTCGGTCTCGACGAGCATCCGGAGACCCGGGTCGCCGACATCGGCGTCGGCAAGCAGCAGCTCGTGGAGATCGCCAAGGCGCTGTCGAAGTCGGTCAAGCTGCTCATCCTCGACGAGCCGACGGCGGCCCTGAACGACGAGGACAGCGGCAAGCTCCTGGACCTCATCCTGGAGCTGAAGAACCAGGGCATCACCTCGATCATCATCTCCCACAAGCTCAACGAGATCCGCCGGGTCGCCGACTCGGTGACGATCATCCGCGACGGGCGGTCCATCGAGACGCTGGACGTGAAGGCCGCCGAGACCACCGAGGAGCGGATCATCGCCGGCATGGTGGGCCGCGACCTGGACCACCGCTTCCCCGAGCGCACCCCGCACCATGCGGAGGAGGGCGCGGCCCCGGCCCTGGAGATCCGCAACTGGACCGTGCACCACCCGATCGACCAGCAGCGCAAGGTGGTCGACGACGTGTCGATCCAGGTGCGCCGCGGGGAGATCGTCGGCATCGCGGGCCTGATGGGCGCCGGCCGCACCGAGCTCGCGATGAGTGTCTTCGGGCGGTCCTACGGCCGGTACGCGGGCGGCACGGTCCTCAAGGACGGCAGGGAGATCCGTACGAAGTCCGTCGCCGAGGCGGTGGACCACGGGATCGCGTACGTCACCGAGGACCGCAAGCACTACGGCCTCAACCTCATCGACACCATCAACCGCAACATCTCGCTGACCGCGCTGAGCAAGGTCGCCAGGCGGGGGATCGTCGACGAGCACGAGGAGCGGCAGGTCTCCGAGGGCTACCGCACGTCCATGAACATCAAGGCGCCGACCGTCTTCGAGCCGGTGGGCAAGCTGTCCGGCGGCAACCAGCAGAAGGTCGTCCTGAGCAAGTGGATCTTCGCGGGGCCTGACGTGCTGATCCTGGACGAGCCCACGCGCGGCATCGACGTGGGCGCCAAGTACGAGATCTACACGGTCATCGACCGGCTGGCCGCCGAGGGCAAGGCGGTCGTCTTCATCTCCTCCGAGCTGCCCGAGCTGCTCGGTATGTGCGACCGCATCTACACGATGGCCGCGGGACGGCTGACCGGTGAGGTGCCACGGGCCGAGGCCACGCAGGAAGTGCTGATGCGTCATATGACGAAGGACAAAGAGGTAACGCGATGA
- the mmsB gene encoding multiple monosaccharide ABC transporter permease, whose protein sequence is MSTDVTAKSPAPAPPGKSGPATGGGLLGLMLDGLRRNMRQYGMLLALGLIVVLFAIWTDGDLLLPRNVSNLVLQNSYILILAIGMMLVIIAGHIDLSVGSLTAFVGAFAAVLTVQHQMAWPLALVLCLLVGAVAGSIQGFLIAYLGIPSFIVTLAGMLLFRGLTEILLKGQTLGPFPDGLQKMGNGFLPEAGPHTNYHNLTLLLGLVLIVAVVWQEVRDRGRQQEFALEVLPGRLFLLKLVALVAAILTLTMLLASYKGAPIVLIILGALVVGYGYIMRNAVFGRHIYAIGGNLPAAKLSGVKDKKVTFYVFLNMGVLAALAGLVVAARLNAASPKAGVNFELEAIASSFIGGASMSGGVGTVLGAIIGGLVLGVLNNGMNLLSVGTDWQQVIKGLALLVAVGFDVWNKRKSGS, encoded by the coding sequence ATGAGCACGGATGTCACCGCCAAGAGCCCGGCCCCCGCGCCGCCGGGCAAGAGCGGGCCGGCCACGGGCGGGGGTCTGCTCGGGCTGATGCTGGACGGCCTGCGCCGCAACATGCGGCAGTACGGCATGCTGCTCGCCCTCGGCCTGATCGTCGTGCTCTTCGCGATCTGGACCGACGGGGACCTGCTGCTGCCGCGCAACGTCTCCAACCTGGTGCTGCAGAACAGCTACATCCTGATCCTCGCGATCGGCATGATGCTGGTGATCATCGCGGGCCACATCGATCTGTCGGTAGGCTCACTGACCGCCTTCGTGGGTGCCTTCGCGGCCGTGCTGACGGTGCAGCACCAGATGGCCTGGCCGCTCGCCCTGGTGCTGTGCCTGCTGGTGGGCGCGGTCGCGGGCTCGATACAGGGATTCCTGATCGCCTATCTCGGCATACCGTCCTTCATCGTCACCCTCGCCGGGATGCTGCTCTTCCGGGGTCTCACGGAGATCCTGCTCAAGGGCCAGACCCTCGGCCCGTTCCCCGACGGTCTGCAGAAGATGGGCAACGGCTTCCTGCCCGAGGCCGGCCCGCACACCAACTACCACAACCTCACGCTGCTCCTCGGCCTCGTGCTGATCGTCGCCGTGGTGTGGCAGGAGGTGCGGGACCGCGGCCGTCAGCAGGAGTTCGCGCTGGAGGTGCTGCCGGGCCGGCTCTTCCTGCTGAAGCTGGTCGCCCTGGTCGCCGCGATCCTCACCCTGACGATGCTGCTCGCCAGCTACAAGGGCGCGCCGATCGTGCTGATCATCCTGGGCGCGCTGGTGGTCGGCTACGGCTACATCATGCGCAACGCCGTCTTCGGCCGGCACATCTACGCGATCGGCGGCAACCTGCCGGCGGCCAAGCTGTCCGGCGTCAAGGACAAGAAGGTCACCTTCTACGTCTTCCTGAACATGGGCGTGCTCGCGGCCCTGGCGGGTCTGGTGGTCGCCGCCCGTCTGAACGCGGCCTCGCCGAAGGCGGGCGTCAACTTCGAACTCGAGGCGATCGCCTCCTCGTTCATCGGCGGCGCGTCCATGAGCGGCGGTGTCGGCACCGTCCTCGGCGCCATCATCGGCGGTCTCGTCCTCGGCGTGCTGAACAACGGCATGAACCTCCTCAGCGTCGGCACCGACTGGCAACAGGTCATCAAGGGCCTCGCCCTTCTGGTGGCGGTCGGCTTCGATGTGTGGAACAAGCGCAAGTCCGGTTCGTAG
- a CDS encoding aldose epimerase family protein, with amino-acid sequence MELNRRTVIAGAAAAGLAATTLGGTAEAAGGRLPKKSLFGKLADGTKVYRWSLENDGTRLRVLNWGGVVQGLELPDRHGHYANVSLGFDNIDDYVAKTPYFGALIGRYGNRIGKGQFTLDGTSYQLSVNDGVNSLHGGAKGFDKHIWDVEPFTKGSDVGLHLYYTSVDGEMGYPGTLRTKVTYTLTRHGDWRIDYEATTDKATVVNLTSHVYWNLAGVGSGTIENHELTIAASRYTPTDTGLIPTGELAKVHGTPFDFRKAKTIGRDIRAGHVQQVQAKGYDHNWALDKGITAGPEHVATLRDPHSGRTLRIATDQPGLQFYSGNFLDGTLTGTGGRTYRQGDALCLETQHFPDSPNKPAFPSTVLRPGQTYRTTTIHSFGN; translated from the coding sequence ATGGAACTGAACAGACGCACGGTCATAGCAGGCGCCGCGGCCGCGGGCCTCGCCGCGACCACCCTCGGGGGCACCGCCGAGGCCGCCGGCGGCAGGCTGCCGAAGAAGTCGCTCTTCGGGAAGCTCGCCGACGGCACCAAGGTGTACCGCTGGTCGCTGGAGAACGACGGCACCCGGCTGAGGGTCCTCAACTGGGGCGGTGTCGTCCAGGGCCTGGAGCTGCCCGACCGGCACGGCCACTACGCCAACGTCTCCCTGGGCTTCGACAACATCGACGACTACGTGGCGAAGACCCCGTACTTCGGCGCCCTGATCGGCCGCTACGGCAACCGCATCGGCAAGGGGCAGTTCACCCTGGACGGCACCTCGTACCAGCTGTCCGTGAACGACGGTGTGAACAGCCTGCACGGCGGGGCCAAGGGCTTCGACAAGCACATCTGGGACGTCGAGCCGTTCACCAAGGGCTCCGACGTGGGCCTGCACCTGTACTACACCAGCGTCGACGGCGAGATGGGCTACCCGGGCACGCTCCGGACGAAGGTGACGTACACCCTCACCCGGCACGGCGACTGGCGCATCGACTACGAGGCCACCACCGACAAGGCCACCGTCGTCAACCTCACCAGCCATGTCTACTGGAACCTGGCCGGCGTGGGCAGCGGCACGATCGAGAACCACGAGCTCACGATCGCCGCCTCCCGCTACACCCCCACCGACACGGGCCTGATCCCCACCGGCGAGCTCGCGAAGGTCCACGGCACCCCCTTCGACTTCCGCAAGGCCAAGACGATCGGCCGCGACATCCGCGCCGGCCACGTCCAGCAGGTGCAGGCCAAGGGCTACGACCACAACTGGGCCCTGGACAAGGGGATCACCGCCGGGCCCGAGCACGTGGCCACCCTGCGCGACCCGCACTCCGGCCGCACCCTGCGGATCGCCACCGACCAGCCGGGCCTGCAGTTCTACTCCGGCAACTTCCTCGACGGCACCCTGACCGGCACCGGCGGCCGCACCTACCGCCAGGGCGACGCGCTCTGCCTGGAGACCCAGCACTTCCCGGACTCGCCGAACAAGCCCGCGTTCCCGTCGACCGTGCTGCGCCCGGGGCAGACGTACCGGACGACGACGATCCACTCCTTCGGCAACTGA
- a CDS encoding DUF4360 domain-containing protein yields MTGGLLLSGAVAALLTTALPGQNPSSVIDNPPPDKIVIDVATVNGSGCPQGTAAVAVSPDNTAFTVTYSQYLAQAGGNSDPTAFRKNCQLNLIVHVPQGFTYAIASADYRGFASLQSGASGVQRASYYFQGSSNTAAKNHPFSGPYNDDWQATDSTDWAQLVWAPCGVLRNFNINTELRVNAGSANPGKVSFMTMDSTDGDISTVYHMAWKTCPTKS; encoded by the coding sequence ATGACTGGTGGACTCCTTCTGAGCGGTGCGGTCGCCGCTCTCCTCACCACCGCGCTGCCGGGCCAGAACCCGTCCTCCGTGATCGACAACCCGCCCCCGGACAAGATCGTCATCGACGTCGCCACAGTGAACGGCTCGGGCTGTCCGCAGGGCACCGCCGCCGTCGCGGTCTCGCCCGACAACACCGCCTTCACGGTCACCTACAGCCAGTACCTCGCCCAGGCCGGCGGCAACTCCGACCCCACGGCCTTCCGCAAGAACTGCCAGCTCAACCTGATCGTGCACGTCCCGCAGGGCTTCACCTACGCCATCGCCAGCGCCGACTACCGCGGCTTCGCCTCGCTCCAGTCCGGTGCGAGCGGCGTCCAGAGAGCCTCGTACTACTTCCAGGGCTCCTCGAACACCGCGGCCAAGAACCACCCGTTCAGTGGTCCCTACAACGACGACTGGCAGGCCACCGACAGTACCGACTGGGCGCAGCTGGTCTGGGCGCCCTGTGGGGTGCTGCGCAACTTCAACATCAACACCGAGCTCCGCGTCAACGCGGGCAGCGCCAACCCCGGCAAGGTCAGCTTCATGACCATGGACTCGACGGACGGTGACATCAGCACGGTGTACCACATGGCATGGAAGACATGCCCCACGAAGTCCTGA
- a CDS encoding RrF2 family transcriptional regulator, giving the protein MRISARADYAVRAVLEVAVRQGEAPVKAEEIATEQAIPHKFLEGILGDLRRAGIVDSRRGGGGGYRLAREASKITVADVIRAVDGPIVSVRGERPTGLAYTGTAQPLLPVWIALRANVRRILEGVTIADLTTDTLPEPVRRLAAEPASWENP; this is encoded by the coding sequence ATGAGGATCTCGGCACGGGCGGATTACGCGGTACGGGCGGTACTGGAGGTAGCCGTACGGCAAGGTGAAGCCCCGGTGAAGGCCGAGGAAATCGCCACCGAGCAGGCCATCCCGCACAAGTTTCTGGAGGGGATCCTGGGGGATCTGAGGCGCGCCGGAATCGTGGACAGCCGGCGCGGCGGGGGCGGTGGCTACCGGCTGGCCCGGGAGGCGTCGAAGATCACGGTGGCCGATGTCATCCGCGCGGTGGACGGCCCGATCGTCTCGGTACGGGGCGAGCGCCCCACGGGCCTCGCCTACACGGGAACGGCCCAGCCGCTGCTCCCCGTCTGGATCGCCCTGCGCGCCAATGTGCGCAGGATCCTGGAGGGCGTCACGATCGCCGACCTCACGACGGACACCCTCCCCGAGCCGGTACGGCGGCTCGCGGCGGAACCGGCGTCCTGGGAGAACCCCTGA
- a CDS encoding beta-galactosidase, with protein sequence MALSRRSFSALAGSAALGFALGGSGGPGAPSAYAARSVPTGPAPAPPSADGRRHTIGYDHYSLVVDGRRLVVWSGEMHPFRLPSPSLWRDVLQKMRAHGYNAVSIYVSWNYHSAAPGHYDFTGVRDLDLFLRMAAETGLYVILRPGPYINAEIDGGGFPGWLTATPGTARTADPTYLKYVDEWLTAVNRIARRHLFTEGTGTILLYQIENEYDAHAGEPTGRAYMSHLYEKVRRDGIDVPLFHNDKGRNGYWVPGSFDTGGEKGNWLYGFDGYPSPTQPPPDWGHFGPGGLKGGATASPRTPGFVPEFGGGWFDPWGGTWFQGKGYAESRRTRDAAYERRFYLTNLANGITLHNVYMTFGGTSWGWLPAPVVYTSYDYGAAIDEARNVTEKMAPMHQLGHLLQRVPDFAKLDRAKDVRADGLKVYHLTNPDTEAHVYVVRNDGTKQVTSSLPTAAGDVEVTVPARDAKLLTTGLSLGKRKLRYCTAQPMMVVNAGRQDIALFTGRYGEMAELVLECPVEPVVNRLDPEAGWVYDRNALYVNAPLGQGGLTRVLVERGESETPLLLLFADDATAMHLWPYDTPSGTVFVYGPALLRHVTLNGSTVELTGDTIEESGLEVWGPRGIESLTWNGRPVPTRVTTSKSLYAETLVPGVPEVRLPELGGWRMRTENPEAWPNFDDSAWRAADLTSSYSTTPVPKGQPVLFADDYGFHYGDVWYRGTFTDSTGIEEVSLGYSTGTQGLLMAWLDGEPLGTHRMPVPDNSTVRKGSWTATAAFPVREELRGPGRHVLSVLVRRMQHDQDGKALDTHKVARGLTGVSFKGAAPKVGWRLQGEAAVDPVRGPQNNGGLYGEREGWHLPGLADRDWQAVAFPRAERRQGVTWYRTEFKLAVPAGIDASVGLVLEDEPYRSYRAQIFLNGWNMGQYINDVGPQHTFVLPNGILRTRGTNTLALAVLSELTTQSGPGRVRLTLLGSAAGGVPVTPVASPGR encoded by the coding sequence TTGGCGCTCAGCAGACGTTCATTCAGTGCCCTCGCCGGCTCGGCCGCGCTCGGTTTCGCCCTGGGCGGCAGCGGCGGCCCAGGGGCGCCCTCGGCGTATGCCGCGCGCAGCGTGCCGACCGGCCCGGCGCCCGCCCCGCCGAGCGCCGACGGACGACGGCACACGATCGGATACGACCACTACTCGCTCGTCGTGGACGGCAGACGGCTGGTCGTGTGGTCCGGTGAGATGCATCCCTTCCGGCTGCCCAGCCCGTCCCTGTGGCGGGACGTGCTGCAGAAGATGCGGGCGCACGGCTACAACGCGGTCAGCATCTATGTGTCGTGGAACTACCACTCCGCCGCTCCCGGCCACTACGACTTCACGGGTGTGCGGGATCTCGATCTGTTCCTGCGCATGGCGGCCGAGACCGGGCTGTATGTGATCCTCCGCCCGGGTCCCTACATCAACGCCGAGATCGACGGCGGCGGCTTCCCGGGCTGGCTCACGGCAACGCCGGGCACGGCGAGGACGGCCGACCCCACCTATCTGAAGTACGTCGACGAGTGGCTCACCGCGGTGAACCGGATCGCCCGTCGGCATCTGTTCACCGAGGGCACCGGCACGATCCTGCTGTACCAGATCGAGAACGAGTACGACGCCCATGCGGGCGAGCCGACCGGCCGCGCCTATATGTCCCATCTGTATGAGAAGGTACGGCGGGACGGGATCGACGTCCCCCTCTTCCACAACGACAAGGGCAGGAACGGCTACTGGGTACCCGGCTCCTTCGACACCGGCGGCGAGAAGGGGAACTGGCTGTACGGCTTCGACGGCTATCCGTCGCCGACCCAGCCGCCGCCGGACTGGGGGCACTTCGGGCCCGGCGGGCTCAAGGGCGGTGCCACGGCCAGTCCGCGCACACCGGGGTTCGTGCCCGAGTTCGGGGGCGGCTGGTTCGACCCGTGGGGCGGGACGTGGTTCCAGGGGAAGGGGTACGCCGAGTCGCGGCGCACCCGGGACGCGGCCTACGAGCGGCGCTTCTACCTGACCAATCTGGCCAACGGCATCACGCTGCACAACGTCTACATGACCTTCGGCGGCACCTCGTGGGGCTGGCTGCCCGCGCCGGTCGTCTACACGTCGTACGACTACGGCGCGGCCATCGACGAGGCGCGCAACGTCACCGAGAAGATGGCCCCGATGCACCAGTTGGGGCATCTGCTGCAACGGGTGCCCGACTTCGCCAAGCTGGACCGGGCCAAGGACGTGCGGGCCGACGGGCTCAAGGTGTACCACCTCACCAACCCGGACACCGAGGCCCATGTGTACGTCGTGCGCAACGACGGCACGAAGCAGGTCACGTCCAGCCTGCCGACCGCCGCGGGCGACGTCGAGGTGACCGTTCCGGCCCGGGACGCCAAGCTGCTGACGACCGGGCTCTCCCTCGGCAAGCGCAAGCTGAGGTACTGCACCGCACAGCCCATGATGGTCGTCAACGCGGGGCGCCAGGACATCGCGCTGTTCACCGGGCGGTACGGCGAGATGGCGGAACTGGTCCTGGAGTGCCCGGTCGAGCCCGTCGTCAACCGGCTGGACCCCGAGGCCGGCTGGGTGTACGACCGCAACGCCCTGTATGTGAACGCGCCCCTCGGCCAGGGCGGGCTCACCCGTGTGCTGGTCGAGCGCGGTGAGAGCGAGACACCGCTGCTGCTCCTGTTCGCCGACGACGCGACCGCCATGCACCTGTGGCCGTACGACACGCCGTCCGGCACGGTGTTCGTCTACGGCCCGGCGCTGCTGCGCCATGTCACGCTGAACGGCTCCACGGTCGAGCTCACCGGCGACACGATCGAGGAGTCCGGTCTGGAGGTGTGGGGGCCGCGCGGGATCGAGAGCCTGACGTGGAACGGGCGCCCGGTGCCCACTCGTGTCACCACCTCCAAGAGCCTGTACGCCGAGACGCTGGTGCCGGGCGTGCCCGAGGTGCGGCTGCCCGAGCTGGGCGGCTGGCGCATGCGCACCGAGAACCCGGAGGCCTGGCCGAACTTCGACGACTCGGCGTGGCGGGCCGCCGACCTGACGTCGTCGTACAGCACCACACCGGTGCCGAAGGGACAGCCGGTGCTGTTCGCCGACGACTACGGCTTCCACTACGGCGACGTGTGGTACCGCGGCACGTTCACGGACTCCACCGGCATCGAGGAGGTCTCGCTCGGCTACAGCACCGGTACCCAGGGTCTGCTGATGGCATGGCTGGACGGGGAGCCACTGGGCACGCACCGGATGCCGGTTCCGGACAACAGCACGGTCCGCAAGGGAAGTTGGACGGCCACGGCCGCCTTCCCGGTGCGCGAGGAGCTGCGTGGTCCCGGCCGGCATGTGCTGTCCGTGCTGGTCCGGCGCATGCAGCACGACCAGGACGGCAAGGCGCTCGACACGCACAAGGTGGCCCGCGGGCTGACCGGGGTCTCCTTCAAGGGGGCCGCGCCGAAGGTCGGTTGGCGCCTGCAGGGCGAGGCGGCCGTCGATCCCGTGCGCGGGCCGCAGAACAACGGCGGGCTGTACGGCGAACGGGAGGGCTGGCACCTGCCGGGTCTCGCGGACCGGGACTGGCAGGCCGTGGCCTTCCCGCGCGCCGAGCGGCGGCAGGGCGTGACCTGGTACCGGACCGAGTTCAAACTGGCCGTGCCCGCCGGCATCGACGCCTCGGTCGGGCTCGTCCTCGAGGACGAGCCGTACCGCTCCTACCGGGCGCAGATCTTCCTCAACGGCTGGAACATGGGCCAGTACATCAACGACGTCGGCCCGCAGCACACCTTCGTCCTGCCGAACGGCATCCTGCGCACCCGGGGCACCAACACCCTCGCCCTGGCGGTGCTGTCCGAGCTGACCACGCAGTCGGGTCCGGGCCGGGTGCGGCTGACGCTGCTGGGCAGCGCGGCCGGAGGGGTGCCGGTGACACCGGTGGCCTCTCCCGGCCGCTGA